One genomic region from Thunnus maccoyii chromosome 16, fThuMac1.1, whole genome shotgun sequence encodes:
- the dnal1 gene encoding dynein axonemal light chain 1, with translation MAKATTVREALAKWEEKSGEKASEATAIKLYGQVPSIEKMDASLSTLTKCEKLSLSTNCIEKITNLNGLKNLRILSLGRNNIKALTGLEAVGDTLEELWISYNLIEKLKGIQCMRNLKVLYMSNNLVKEWGEFVRLADLPCLADLVFVGNPLEEKYSTEGTWMDEASKRLPNLKKLDGTPVIKQEEDEGDRES, from the exons ATG GCCAAAGCAACGACTGTAAGAGAAGCACTGGCCAAATGG gaggaaaagtcaggggagaAGGCGAGCGAGGCCACAGCTATAAAATTGTACGGTCAGGTTCCTTCTATAGAGAAGATGGATGCTTCTCTCTCCACACTCACCAAATGCGA GAAACTGTCTCTGTCCACAAACtgcattgagaaaataaccaacCTTAATGGCCTGA AGAACCTGAGGATACTGTCACTAGGGAGAAATAATATCAAGGCACTCACTGGGCTG GAGGCAGTAGGAGACACATTAGAAGAGTTGTGGATCTCTTATAACCTGATAGAGAAGCTGAAGGGAATCCAGTGCATGAGGAACCTGAAAGTCCTCTACATGTCCAACAACCTGGTCAAAGAATGGG GAGAGTTTGTGAGGCTAGCTGACCTGCCGTGCCTGGCAGACCTGGTGTTTGTTGGAAATCCTCTGGAGGAGAAGTACTCCACTGAGGGAACGTGGATGGATGAAGCCTCTAAAAGACTACCTAATCTGAAGAAACTAGATG GAACCCCAGTCATCAAACAggaagaggatgaaggagacagagagagctga